One window from the genome of Ovis canadensis isolate MfBH-ARS-UI-01 breed Bighorn chromosome 21, ARS-UI_OviCan_v2, whole genome shotgun sequence encodes:
- the PCNX3 gene encoding pecanex-like protein 3 isoform X5, with the protein MGSQVLQILRQGVWASLTGGWFFDPHQSTFSNCFHLYVWIFLLTFPFLLYMVLPPSLMVAGVYCLVVAVIFATIKTVNYRLHAMFDQGEIVEKRNSTMGEPEEEPAQGDSSLPRDPGVEMTVFRKVSSTPPVRCSSQHSVFGFNQVSELLPRIEDSGPLRDIKELVREQGSNNVIVTSADREMLKLSSQEKLIGDLPQTPPGAAPDPSLPSTDSSERSPLAGDGAPWSGGSVADTPMSPLLKGSLSQELSKSFLTLTRPERALVRTSSRREQRRGAGGYQPLDRRGSGDPTPQKAGSSDSCFSGTDRETLSSFKSEKTNSTHLDSPPGGQAPEGSDTDPPSEAELPASPDAGVPSDDTLRSFDTVVGAGTPPGPAEPLLVVRPKDLALLRPSKRRPPVRRHSPATSRAPRRPLLEGRGFFEDDDTSEGSELSPASSLRSQRRYSTDSSSSTSCYSPESSRGAAGGARKRRAPHGAEEGMAVPPKRPYGTQRTPSTASAKTHARVLSMDGAGGDALRGPPAGSKAELEAQAGVELAAADPTVLPAEARRGPTANQPGWRGELREEGALGGAAEETGKRDHSSNVRRAQAIRRRHNAGSNPTPPASVMGSPPSSLQEAQRGRAASHSRALTLPSALHFASSLLLTRAGANVHEACTFDDTSEGAVHYFYDESGVRRSYTFGLAGGGYENPVGQQGEQAANGAWDRHSHSSSFHSADVPEATGGLNLLQPRPVVLQGMQVRRVPLEIPEEQTLMEEAPPRAQHSYKYWLLPGRWTSVRYERLALLALLDRTRGLLENILGVGLSSLVAFLGYLLLLKGFFTDIWVFQFCLVIASCQYSLLKSVQPDAASPMHGHNWVIAYSRPVYFCICCLLIWLLDALGSAQPFPPVSLYGLTLFSASFFFCARDVATVFTLCFPFVFLLGLLPQVNTCLMYLLEQIDMHGFGGTAATSPLTAIFSLSRSLLAAALLYGFCLGAIKSPWPEQHVPVIFSVFCGLLVALSYHLSRQSSDPTVLWSLVRSKLFPELEERSLETARAEPPDPLPEKMRQSVREVLHSDLVMCVVIAVLTFAISASTVFIALKSVLGFVLYALAGAVGFFTHYLLPQLRKQLPWFCLSQPVLKPLEYSQYEVRGAAQVMWFEKLYAGLQCVEKYLIYPAVVLNALTVDAHTVVSHPDKFCLYCRALLMTVAGLKLLRSAFCCPPQQYLTLAFTVLLFHFDCPRLSQGFLLDYFVMSLLCSKLWDLLYKLRFVLTYIAPWQITWGSAFHAFAQPFAVPHSAMLFVQALLSALFSTPLNPLLGSAVFIMSYARPLKFWERDYNTKRVDHSNTRLVTQLDRNPGADDNNLNSIFYEHLTRSLQHTLCGDLVLGRWGNYGPGDCFVLASDYLNALVHLIEVGNGLVTFQLRGLEFRGTYCQQREVEAITEGVEEDEGCCCCEPGHLPRVLSFNAAFGQRWLAWEVTASKYVLEGYSISDNNAASMLQVFDLRKILVTYYVRSIIYYVSRSPKLEAWLSHEGIATALRPVRAPGYADSDPTFSLSVDEDYDLRLSGLSLPSFCAVHLEWIQYCASRRGQPVDQDWNSPLVTLCFGLCVLGRRALGTASHSMSASLEPFLYGLHALFKGDFRITSPRDEWVFADMDLLHRVVAPGVRMALKLHQDHFTSPDEYEEPAALYDAIAANEERLVISHEGDPAWRSAILSNTPSLLALRHVLDDASDEYKIIMLNRRHLGFRVIKVNRECVRGLWAGQQQELVFLRNRNPERGSIQNAKQALRNMINSSCDQPLGYPIYVSPLTTSLAGSHPQLRALWGGPVSLGAIARWLLRSWERLHKGCGAGCNSGGNVDDSDCGGGGGLTSLSNNPPLAQPTPENTAGAGDQPLPPGPAWGPRPSLSGSGDGRPPPLLQWPPPRLPGPSPASPAPPEGPRPSRPPGPGLLSSEGPSGKWSLGGRKGLGGSEGEPASGSPKGSTPKSQAPLDLSLNPDISTEASPPRTVRDIPCLDSSAPESGTPTGALGDWPAPAEERESPAAQPLLEHQY; encoded by the exons atggggtcacaggtaTTGCAGATCCTACGCCAGGGGGTGTGGGCCTCGCTCACCGGCGGTTGGTTCTTCGACCCGCACCAGAGCACCTTCTCCAACTGCTTCCACCTCTATGTCTGGATCTTCCTGCTCACCTTCCCTTTCTTGCTGTACATG GTCCTGCCCCCCAGCTTGATGGTGGCTGGTGTGTACTGCCTTGTGGTGGCTGTCATCTTCGCTACCATCAAGACTGTGAACTATCGGCTGCATGCTATGTTCGACCAGGGCGAGATTGTGGAGAAGCGCAACTCTACCATGGGGGAACCAGAGGAAGAGCCTGCCCAGGGGGACAGCAGTCTGCCCAG AGACCCTGGAGTGGAGATGACCGTATTTCGAAAAGTGAGTTCCACGCCCCCCGTGCGCTGTAGCTCTCAGCATTCCGTGTTTGGCTTCAACCAGGTCTCG GAGTTGCTGCCCAGGATAGAGGACTCTGGGCCCCTCAGAG ACATCAAGGAGCTGGTGCGAGAGCAGGGAAGCAACAACGTGATCGTGACCTCAGCCGATCGAGAGATGCTGAAGCTAAGCTCACAGGAGAAGCTGA TTGGAGACCTTCCCCAGACACCTCCTGGGGCTGCCCCGGACCCTTCTCTCCCCAGCACGGACTCCTCAGAACGTTCTCCCCTGGCTGGAGACGGAGCCCCGTGGAGTGGCGGCAGTGTGGCTGACACCCCCATGAGCCCCCTCCTGAAGGGCAGCCTCAGCCAGGAGCTTAGCAAGAGTTTCCTGACCCTGACCCGGCCCGAGCGGGCCCTGGTGAGGACCAGCAGTCGACGGGAACAGCGCCGAGGAGCAGGCGGCTACCAGCCCCTGGACCGGCGGGGCTCAGGGGACCCCACGCCCCAGAAAGCTGGCTCCTCAGATTCCTGCTTCAGTGGCACTGACAGGGAGACGTTGAGCAGCTTCAAGAGTGAGAAGACCAATTCTACCCACCTGGACAGCCCCCCTGGCGGGCAAGCCCCCGAGGGCAGCGACACAGACCCCCCCTCAGAGGCAGAGCTGCCCGCCTCCCCGGATGCCGGAGTCCCCTCGGATGACACGCTGCGCTCCTTCGACACTGTCGTAGGAGCAGGGACGCCGCCTGGCCCAGCCGAGCCTCTCCTGGTTGTGCGGCCCAAGGACTTGGCGCTGCTCCGGCCCAGCAAACGGCGGCCACCCGTGCGGAGACACTCCCCCGCCACCAGCCGGGCCCCTCGGCGGCCGCTGCTGGAAGGCCGGGGCTTCTTCGAAGATGATGATACCAGCGAGGGCAGTGAACTGAGCCCGGCCTCCAGCCTCCGGTCCCAGCGCCGCTACAGCACCGACAGCTCCTCCTCCACTTCGTGCTATTCCCCCGAGAGTTCTCGGGGGGCCGCCGGGGGAGCCCGAAAACGACGGGCCCCCCACGGGGCTGAGGAGGGGATGGCTGTGCCCCCCAAGCGGCCCTATGGGACCCAGCGGACGCCTAGTACTGCCAGCGCCAAAACGCACGCCCGAGTACTGAGCATGGACGGGGCCGGGGGGGATGCCCTGCGGGGTCCTCCGGCTGGCTCCAAGGCTGAGCTGGAGGCCCAGGCGGGGGTGGAGCTGGCTGCTGCTGATCCCACTGTGCTGCCCGCCGAGGCCCGCAGGGGGCCTACCGCCAACCAGCCTGGCTGGCGCGGGGAGCTGCGGGAGGAAGGTGCGCTGGGGGGAG CTGCTGAGGAGACTGGCAAGCGGGACCACTCAAGCAATGTGAGGCGGGCACAGGCCATCCGGAGGCGGCACAACGCTGGCAGcaaccccacccccccagcctcGGTCATGGGCTCGCCCCCCAG cagcctgcaggaggctcagCGGGGCCGCGCAGCCTCCCACTCCCGAGCTCTGACGCTGCCCTCGGCCCTGCACTTTGCCTCCTCACTGCTGCTCACCCGGGCTGGCGCCAACGTGCACGAGGCCTGCACCTTCGATGACACCTCCGAGGGTGCCGTGCACTATTTCTACGACGAGAGCG GTGTGCGGCGTTCCTACACCTTTGGCCTGGCCGGGGGTGGCTATGAGAACCCCGTAGGGCAGCAGGGGGAGCAGGCAGCCAACGGAGCATG GGACCGCCACTCGCATTCCTCCAGCTTCCACTCAGCTGACGTCCCGGAGGCCACTGGAGGCCTGAACCTGCTGCAGCCACGGCCCGTGGTCCTGCAGGGCATGCAGGTGCGCCGAGTGCCCCTGGAGATCCCGGAG GAGCAGACGCTGATGGAGGAAGCGCCACCCCGGGCCCAGCACAGTTATAAGTACTGGCTTCTTCCTGGCCGCTGGACCTCTGTGCGCTACGAGCGGCTCGCCCTGCTGGCACTGCTGGACCG GACACGTGGGCTCCTGGAGAACATCCTCGGTGTTGGCCTGAGCAGCCTCGTCGCCTTCCTGGGCTACCTGCTGCTGCTCAAGGGCTTCTTCACGGACATCTGGGTCTTCCAGTTCTGCCTGGTCATCGCCTCCTGCCAGTATTCCCTGCTGAAG AGCGTGCAGCCGGATGCCGCCTCTCCCATGCAC ggccaCAACTGGGTGATCGCGTACAGCCGGCCCGTCTACTTCTGCATCTGCTGTCTGCTCATCTGGCTGCTGGACGCCCTGGGCTCTGCGCAGCCGTTCCCGCCCGTCTCCCTCTACGGCCTCACGCtgttctctgcctccttcttcttTTGTGCCCGTGATGTGGCCACTG TGTTCACCTTGTGCTTCCCGTTCGTCTTCCTCCTGGGCCTCTTGCCCCAGGTGAACACCTGCCTCATGTACCTGCTGGAGCAGATAGACATGCACGGCTTTGGGGGCACAG CCGCCACCAGCCCCCTGACTGCCATCTTCAGCCTCTCCCGCAGCCTGCTGGCCGCCGCCCTGCTCTACGGCTTCTGCCTTGGGGCCATCAAG AGCCCTTGGCCCGAGCAGCACGTCCCTGTCATCTTCTCCGTCTTCTGTGGCCTCCTGGTGGCGCTCTCCTACCACCTGAGCCGGCAGAGCAGCGACCCCACCGTACTCTG GTCTCTGGTCCGGAGCAAGCTCTTCCCCGAGCTGGAGGAGCGGAGCTTGGAGACCGCCCGTGCCGAGCCCCCAGACCCACTGCCAGAAAAGATGCGCCAGTCAGTG CGCGAGGTCCTCCACTCCGACCTGGTGATGTGTGTGGTGATCGCCGTGCTCACCTTTGCCATCAGCGCCAGCACCGTCTTCATTGCCCTGAAG TCCGTGCTAGGTTTTGTGTTGTATGCGCTGGCGGGGGCCGTAGGCTTCTTCACACATTACCTGCTGCCGCAGCTCCGCAAACAGCTGCCCTGGTTCTGCCTGTCGCAACCCGTGCTGAAGCCGCTGGAGTACAGCCAGTACGAAGTGCGAG GTGCTGCCCAGGTGATGTGGTTTGAGAAGCTGTATGCTGGCCTGCAGTGCGTGGAGAAGTACCTCATCTACCCAGCCGTGGTGCTCAACGCCCTCACGGTGGACGCTCACACAGTCGTCAGCCACCCGGACAAGTTCTGCCTCTA CTGCCGGGCGCTGCTCATGACCGTGGCTGGGCTGAAGCTGCTGCGCTCGGCTTTCTGCTGCCCGCCGCAGCAGTACCTGACCTTGGCCTTCACCGTCTTGCTCTTTCACTTCGACTGCCCGCGCCTCTCCCAGGGCTTCCTGCTCGACTACTTCGTCATGTCTCTGCTCTGCAGCAAG CTGTGGGACCTGCTGTACAAGTTGCGTTTCGTGCTGACCTACATCGCGCCCTGGCAGATCACCTGGGGCTCAGCTTTCCACGCTTTTGCCCAGCCGTTTGCTGTGCCAC ACTCGGCCATGCTGTTCGTTCAGGCCTTGCTCTCGGCACTCTTTTCCACGCCTCTCAACCCACTGCTAGGCAGCGCCGTCTTCATCATGTCCTATGCGCGGCCCCTTAAGTTCTGGGAGCGTGACTACAA CACTAAACGCGTGGATCATTCCAACACCCGCCTGGTCACTCAGCTGGACCGGAACCCCG GCGCTGATGACAACAACCTCAACTCGATCTTCTACGAGCACTTGACCCGCTCGCTGCAGCACACACTGTGTGGGGACCTGGTGCTGGGCCGCTGGGGCAACTACGGCCCCGGCGACTGCTTCGTCCTGGCCTCCGACTACCTCAATGCCCTGGTCCACCTCATCGAGGTTGGCAACGGACTCGTCACCTTCCAGCTGCGTGGCCTCGAGTTCCGGG GTACATACTGCCAGCAGCGGGAGGTGGAGGCCATCACCGAGGGTGTGGAGGAGgatgagggctgctgctgctgcgagcCAGGCCACCTGCCGCGGGTCCTGTCCTTCAATGCGGCCTTCGGGCAGCGCTGGCTGGCCTGGGAGGTGACGGCCAGCAAGTACGTGCTGGAGGGCTACAGCATCAGCGATAACAACGCCGCGTCCATGCTGCAGGTGTTCGACCTCCGAAAGATCCTCGTCACCTACTACGTCAGG AGTATCATCTACTACGTGAGCCGCTCTCCAAAGCTGGAGGCCTGGCTGAGCCACGAAGGCATCGCAACGGCCCTGCGTCCTGTGCGGGCGCCTGGCTATGCTGACTCCGACCCCACCTTCTCTCTGAGCGTGGACGAGGACTACGACCTTCGCCTCTCCGGCCTCTCGCTGCCCTCCTTCTGCGCTGTGCACCTGGAGTGGATCCAGTACTGTGCCTCCCGGCGCGGCCAG CCTGTGGACCAGGATTGGAACTCGCCGCTGGTCACACTGTGTTTTGGCCTGTGTGTGCTGGGCCGCCGGGCCCTGGGGACCGCCTCGCACAGCATGTCTGCCAG CCTGGAGCCCTTCCTCTACGGCCTGCACGCCCTGTTTAAGGGGGACTTCCGGATCACCTCCCCGCGGGACGAGTGGGTCTTTGCCGACATGGACCTGCTTCACCGTGTGGTGGCGCCCGGGGTTCGCATGGCCCTCAAGCTTCACCAG GACCACTTCACGTCCCCAGACGAGTACGAGGAGCCGGCCGCCCTATATGACGCCATCGCGGCCAACGAGGAGCGGCTGGTCATCTCACACGAGGGCGACCCGGCCTGGCGCAGCGCCATCCTCAGCAACACGCCCTCGCTGCTGGCGCTGCGCCACGTCCTGGACGACGCCTCGGACGAGTACAAGATCATTATGCTCAACCGGCGCCACCTCGGTTTCCGCGTCATCAAG GTGAACCGCGAGTGTGTGCGCGGCCTCTGGGCcgggcagcagcaggagctggTGTTCCTGCGCAACCGCAACCCTGAGCGTGGCAGCATCCAGAACGCCAAGCAGGCGCTCCGCAACATGATCAACTCCTCCTGCGACCAGCCACTGGGCTACCCCATCTACGTGTCTCCCCTCACCACCTCGCTGGCCGGCAGCCACCCTCAGCTGCGGGCGCTGTGGGGGGGCCCCGTCAGCCTGGGCGCCATTGCCCGCTGGCTTCTGCGCAGCTGGGAAAG GCTTCACAAGGGCTGTGGAGCCGGCTGCAATAGCGGCGGGAACGTGGATGACTCAGACTGTGGCGGAGGTGGTGGCTTGACCTCCCTCAGCAATAACCCCCCCTTAGCACAACCCACACCTGAGAACACAGCAG GCGCTGGGGACCAGCCCCTCCCACCAGGCCCTGCTTGGGGCCCGAGGCCCTCCCTGAGCGGCTCTGGTGATGGGCGCCCCCCTCCTCTGCTGCAGTGGCCACCCCCTCGGCTCCCTGGACCATCCCCCGCTTCACCGGCCCCCCCTGAGGGTCCCAGGCCCTCAAGGCCCCCTGGCCCTGGTCTCCTAAGTTCTGAGGGTCCCAGTGGGAAGTGGAGCCTGGGGGGTCGGAAGGGACTAGGGGGATCCGAGGGGGAGCCAGCCTCAGGGAGCCCTAAAGGAAGCACCCCCAAATCTCAG GCGCCCCTAGACCTCAGCCTCAACCCGGACATCAGCACTGAAGCCTCACCCCCCAGAACAGTGCGGGACATTCCTTGCTTGGACAGCAGTGCTCCTGAGAGTGGCACGCCCACCGGGGCCCTGGGCGACTGGCCTGCCCCTGCGGAGGAGCGAGAGAGCCCAGCAGCTCAGCCCCTGCTGGAGCATCAGTACTGA